From Anaeromicrobium sediminis, a single genomic window includes:
- a CDS encoding winged helix-turn-helix transcriptional regulator codes for MSKSKIQVDENGKLKCCLENTLSIIGGKWKLVILWHLGVEGIHRYNELRRLMPGITHKMLSQKLKELESNGLVHREQYNEVPPRVEYSLTEKGYSVMPILEAMHKWGNDNW; via the coding sequence ATGAGTAAATCTAAAATACAAGTAGATGAAAATGGAAAATTAAAATGCTGTTTAGAAAATACCCTATCTATAATAGGTGGTAAGTGGAAACTTGTTATCCTTTGGCATCTTGGTGTAGAGGGTATCCATAGATATAATGAGTTAAGACGTCTTATGCCTGGTATAACTCATAAAATGTTAAGCCAAAAACTAAAGGAGTTAGAAAGTAATGGTCTAGTCCATAGGGAACAATATAATGAAGTCCCTCCTAGGGTTGAATATTCTTTGACAGAAAAGGGCTATTCTGTTATGCCCATATTAGAAGCTATGCATAAATGGGGAAATGATAATTGGTAA
- a CDS encoding molybdopterin molybdotransferase MoeA, with product MEMFKVTKVCEVKEIMDQNFSSYDLPSETIDILNAQGRILSKDIYALENVPHFRRSTVDGYAVVSADTFGASETLPAFINLIGDAHMGEHNQSHLCSDKCMYVPTGGMLPEGADAVVMIEYVEKFQDEIAIHKSVAPKENVMDIGDDIKQDQLLFTRGTKIKAHHLGVLASVGITDVDVFVKPKICILSTGDELIDPKEDLKPGVIRDINTYTLSGLCTELGCDVIEKKVVKDDFNNLKDTLKSFIDKSDLVLLSGGSSVGTKDMTPDVINALGSPGVLIHGIAMKPGKPTIIAKINNKAVLGLPGQPASCIMAFRVLGEYLIKNLLHLNTHEELFLEGVCSTNIHASPGRETYQMVTIEESSDGYIINPVHGKSGMITLISRAQGYIKIPMNKEGISVGEKVKVYLF from the coding sequence ATGGAAATGTTTAAAGTAACAAAGGTATGTGAAGTAAAAGAAATTATGGACCAAAACTTTTCAAGTTACGATCTTCCTTCAGAAACTATAGATATATTAAATGCTCAAGGAAGAATACTTAGCAAGGATATTTACGCGCTCGAAAATGTACCTCATTTCAGGAGATCCACAGTGGACGGTTATGCAGTAGTATCTGCTGATACCTTTGGAGCAAGTGAAACTTTACCTGCTTTTATAAACCTGATAGGTGATGCTCATATGGGAGAACATAACCAATCCCACCTATGCTCAGACAAGTGTATGTATGTGCCTACAGGTGGTATGTTGCCTGAAGGTGCTGATGCTGTTGTAATGATAGAATACGTAGAAAAATTTCAAGATGAAATAGCCATACATAAATCTGTAGCTCCTAAAGAAAATGTTATGGATATTGGGGATGATATAAAACAAGATCAATTACTCTTTACGAGAGGAACTAAAATAAAAGCCCATCATTTAGGTGTATTAGCATCCGTAGGTATAACTGACGTGGATGTTTTTGTTAAACCTAAAATATGTATATTATCAACAGGAGACGAGCTCATAGATCCAAAGGAAGACCTTAAGCCTGGTGTTATTAGAGATATAAATACCTATACCCTATCAGGCCTATGTACAGAACTCGGATGTGACGTCATAGAAAAAAAAGTAGTAAAAGATGATTTTAATAACTTAAAGGATACATTAAAGTCTTTTATAGATAAAAGTGATTTAGTACTTCTCTCTGGTGGAAGTTCTGTAGGAACTAAAGATATGACTCCAGATGTGATAAATGCTCTAGGCTCTCCAGGAGTTTTAATCCATGGAATTGCCATGAAACCAGGTAAACCAACTATCATAGCAAAGATAAATAATAAGGCCGTATTAGGTCTTCCAGGCCAGCCCGCTTCTTGTATTATGGCCTTTAGAGTACTTGGAGAGTACCTCATTAAAAACCTGTTACACCTAAATACTCATGAGGAATTATTTCTAGAAGGTGTATGTTCTACTAATATTCACGCATCACCTGGAAGGGAGACCTATCAAATGGTCACCATAGAAGAAAGCTCTGATGGATATATTATAAATCCCGTTCATGGAAAATCTGGAATGATTACTTTAATCTCTAGAGCACAGGGGTATATTAAAATTCCAATGAATAAGGAAGGTATCAGTGTTGGTGAGAAAGTTAAAGTTTATTTATTTTAA
- a CDS encoding lactoylglutathione lyase family protein, protein MSNVYPRTFSHIGISVPDLDKAVEFYKEVFGWYVLMEPSEVKKDDSAIGVMCNDVFGEDWGSFRIAHLSTGDKIGVELFEFSQNENPKNNFEYWKTGLFHFCIQDPDIEGLVEKIVKYGGKQRMPIREYYPGDKPYRMCYVEDPFGNIFEVYSHSYELTYSSGAY, encoded by the coding sequence ATGAGTAATGTATATCCAAGAACTTTTTCACATATAGGTATATCAGTACCGGACTTAGATAAAGCAGTAGAATTTTACAAAGAAGTATTTGGGTGGTATGTATTGATGGAACCTAGTGAAGTAAAGAAAGATGATAGTGCTATTGGTGTTATGTGTAATGACGTATTTGGTGAGGATTGGGGATCATTTAGAATAGCCCATTTATCCACTGGAGATAAGATAGGAGTAGAATTATTTGAATTCTCACAAAATGAAAATCCTAAAAATAATTTCGAGTATTGGAAAACAGGATTGTTCCACTTTTGCATCCAAGACCCAGATATAGAGGGGTTAGTAGAAAAAATAGTTAAGTATGGTGGAAAGCAAAGAATGCCTATTAGAGAATATTATCCAGGGGATAAACCCTATAGAATGTGCTATGTGGAAGATCCCTTTGGAAATATATTTGAAGTATATAGCCATAGTTATGAGTTAACTTATTCTTCAGGAGCATATTAA
- a CDS encoding molybdopterin biosynthesis protein, which produces MKKFDRNIYLSNMELHEAKKLFFDEIDKINKYVSTETIPTIDSMGRITTRAVFANSSSPHYNASAMDGICVKASSTYGADERNPVKLLLNEDFIYVDTGDPIMPPYDAVIMIEDVMEIDNNNVKIMKPAYPWQHIRPVGEDMVAGEMIIPSFKRIHPVDIGAMLCGQVLEVEVSKRPMVGLIPTGTEIVEPHDELSPGKIIESNSRVFENLVKEYGGISNRYPPVIDNMNLIEKAILRACDENDIVIINAGSSAGTEDYTSTIIKNIGKLLVHGIAIKPGKPTILGIVNDTPVIGIPGYPVSAFLSFEEFVKPLVHKFLSLKDKKKKLLKATLSKKIVSSLKHKEFVRMKIGKVEDKFIATPLNRGAGVTMSLVRADGILKIPQELEGIQGGKTVEVELLKDKNEIENTIVSIGSHDLILDILSNIISKTHNNIFLSSAHVGSLGGIMSMKRGEAHMAPIHLLDELTGTYNESYIKKYLKNKDMVLIKGIKRQQGFILQKNNPKNIKVFEDLLNKDLVFVNRQKGSGTRVLLDYNLKKLGLDSSLIRGYEREMTTHMNVASCVLSGSAHVGVGVKSVANTMNLDFIPIGLEDYDFLVPKKFIDTHMINNFISILKSQEFKDELENLGGYEMEDIQIVEV; this is translated from the coding sequence ATGAAAAAATTTGATAGAAATATATATTTATCTAATATGGAGCTTCATGAAGCTAAAAAGTTATTCTTTGATGAAATAGATAAAATAAACAAATATGTTAGTACAGAAACAATACCCACAATAGATAGTATGGGACGTATAACTACAAGGGCTGTTTTTGCTAATAGTTCTAGCCCCCATTATAATGCTTCTGCCATGGATGGTATTTGTGTAAAGGCTAGTTCCACTTATGGTGCAGATGAAAGAAATCCTGTTAAACTTTTATTAAATGAGGATTTTATATATGTGGATACGGGTGATCCTATTATGCCTCCTTATGATGCTGTAATAATGATAGAAGATGTTATGGAAATAGATAATAATAATGTAAAAATAATGAAACCTGCTTATCCTTGGCAACATATTAGACCTGTAGGTGAGGATATGGTGGCAGGTGAAATGATAATTCCATCCTTTAAAAGAATACACCCAGTGGACATTGGTGCCATGCTCTGTGGTCAAGTCCTAGAGGTGGAAGTGTCTAAAAGGCCAATGGTAGGATTAATTCCTACTGGTACAGAAATAGTAGAGCCCCATGATGAATTGTCTCCAGGTAAAATAATTGAATCTAATTCTAGGGTATTTGAAAACTTAGTTAAAGAATACGGTGGTATTTCAAATAGATATCCACCTGTTATAGATAATATGAATTTAATTGAGAAGGCCATACTAAGAGCCTGTGATGAAAATGATATAGTAATAATAAATGCCGGTTCTTCTGCTGGAACAGAGGACTATACCTCTACTATTATTAAAAACATAGGTAAGCTTCTAGTCCACGGTATAGCAATAAAACCTGGAAAGCCTACCATATTGGGTATAGTAAATGATACTCCTGTAATAGGAATTCCCGGTTATCCTGTATCAGCATTTTTATCCTTCGAAGAGTTCGTAAAACCCTTAGTACATAAATTTTTATCTCTTAAGGACAAGAAAAAAAAACTATTAAAAGCTACTTTATCTAAGAAAATAGTTTCATCCCTTAAACACAAGGAATTTGTTCGTATGAAAATAGGTAAAGTGGAAGATAAATTTATTGCCACTCCCCTAAATCGTGGTGCAGGAGTTACCATGTCCTTAGTTAGGGCCGACGGCATATTGAAAATTCCTCAAGAACTAGAAGGAATCCAAGGTGGAAAAACTGTAGAAGTTGAACTTTTAAAGGATAAAAATGAAATAGAAAACACTATCGTATCTATTGGTAGCCATGATTTAATACTAGATATACTATCTAATATAATTAGTAAAACTCATAATAATATTTTCCTATCATCTGCCCATGTGGGAAGTTTAGGTGGTATCATGTCCATGAAACGTGGAGAAGCCCATATGGCTCCTATCCATTTATTAGATGAACTTACAGGAACCTATAACGAGTCCTATATAAAAAAATACTTGAAAAATAAAGATATGGTTTTAATAAAGGGGATAAAACGACAACAGGGCTTTATCCTTCAAAAGAACAACCCTAAGAATATTAAAGTATTTGAAGATTTATTAAATAAGGATTTAGTATTTGTAAATAGACAAAAGGGCTCTGGTACAAGGGTCCTCCTTGACTATAATTTAAAGAAATTAGGTTTAGATTCATCACTAATAAGGGGTTATGAAAGGGAAATGACTACCCATATGAATGTAGCCTCTTGTGTTCTATCAGGTAGTGCCCATGTGGGTGTGGGAGTAAAATCTGTGGCCAATACTATGAATCTAGACTTCATTCCTATTGGTTTAGAAGATTATGACTTTTTAGTTCCAAAGAAGTTTATTGACACTCATATGATAAATAATTTCATTAGTATACTAAAAAGTCAAGAGTTTAAAGATGAACTTGAGAATTTAGGTGGATATGAAATGGAAGATATACAGATTGTAGAAGTTTAA
- a CDS encoding cache domain-containing protein, with amino-acid sequence MRGRKLVLCLTLIIIIFTSNLLIGTISYKVMEERVYGSRIDDINALVEQVANRIDDKIVEKKNLLESISNNEDLIYYIENKDRNNIINSLRSYKKIYEEIEELYLGNEDKDMYLSSGDPLPEGYDPTGRVWYKGALVERDTFYEDTYIDIIGSNIIHTISIPMKTKGTNIIGMDIKLNNMEDILRHIQNGETSYMFLVDGNGKILIHPNKEVIGRDILKEEFAHEVMDSDAAVVSYVFNDENKIVVYRTLKSGFKLVFMAREQDLSNVDKETFIIIIGSIILVTILLCTILIKFLFKDNNDYGTFINDHKDDKLKVKLEKLKTYRLNNAITEEEYNRKRASIIDEYEI; translated from the coding sequence GTGAGAGGAAGAAAATTAGTCCTGTGTTTAACTTTAATTATTATAATTTTTACATCAAACTTATTAATAGGAACTATATCTTATAAAGTAATGGAAGAAAGGGTGTATGGTTCTAGAATAGATGATATAAATGCTCTAGTTGAACAAGTGGCAAATAGGATAGATGATAAAATAGTAGAAAAGAAAAATTTATTAGAAAGTATAAGTAACAATGAGGATTTAATCTATTATATAGAAAATAAAGATAGAAATAATATAATAAATAGCCTAAGATCTTATAAAAAGATATATGAAGAAATAGAAGAATTATATTTGGGGAATGAAGATAAAGACATGTATCTATCTTCAGGAGATCCGTTACCAGAAGGTTATGATCCTACTGGTAGAGTTTGGTACAAGGGAGCCTTGGTAGAGAGAGATACTTTCTATGAGGATACTTATATAGATATTATAGGATCAAATATAATCCATACCATAAGTATACCAATGAAGACCAAGGGTACTAATATTATAGGTATGGATATAAAATTAAATAATATGGAAGATATATTAAGGCATATTCAAAATGGTGAAACCTCATATATGTTCTTAGTAGATGGAAATGGGAAAATATTAATTCATCCAAACAAAGAAGTTATAGGAAGAGATATTTTAAAAGAAGAATTTGCTCATGAAGTAATGGATTCTGATGCAGCAGTAGTATCCTATGTATTTAATGACGAAAATAAAATAGTTGTTTATAGAACGTTAAAATCAGGATTTAAATTAGTTTTCATGGCTAGGGAACAGGACCTTAGTAATGTAGATAAAGAAACTTTTATAATAATCATAGGATCTATAATACTAGTAACTATCTTGTTATGTACAATTCTCATTAAATTTTTATTTAAAGATAATAATGATTATGGAACATTTATTAATGATCATAAGGATGATAAATTAAAAGTGAAACTAGAAAAACTAAAAACTTATAGGTTAAATAATGCAATAACGGAAGAAGAGTACAATAGAAAAAGGGCAAGTATAATTGATGAATATGAAATTTAA
- a CDS encoding FAD binding domain-containing protein: MLKDYIIAKSTEDVIKSLALSPGNARVIAGGTDLILDLKSEKIECSHLIDINKIESLKKIQLKDGEIIIGAGVTHNQVNKSELINAKGSLLSKACGTVGSLQIRNTATLVGNVVKAQPAADGAVALVALGAIAQVKDSNEVKYIPVEDMYRGLGKSVVDSTKELVTHVKFKALRKNQGSSFIRLSQRNALALPMLNVAVVVSLNEDSSVDWTRIVMSPVGPKPMRATKAEELLKGSTISDNLIIEVSKVAAQYAHPRSSALRGSAEYRKEVLEVLIQKALKEALLKATV, translated from the coding sequence TTGTTAAAAGATTATATCATAGCTAAATCTACAGAAGATGTGATTAAGAGCTTGGCTCTATCTCCTGGCAATGCTAGAGTAATTGCTGGGGGTACTGATTTAATCTTAGATTTAAAATCTGAGAAAATAGAATGCAGCCATCTTATCGACATTAATAAAATTGAATCCTTAAAAAAAATCCAACTAAAGGATGGAGAAATTATCATAGGAGCTGGAGTTACCCATAATCAAGTGAATAAATCTGAGTTGATAAATGCTAAAGGATCTTTATTATCTAAGGCTTGTGGAACTGTTGGATCTCTTCAAATTAGAAATACAGCTACTCTTGTGGGAAATGTTGTAAAAGCTCAGCCAGCAGCTGATGGAGCTGTTGCCTTAGTAGCTTTAGGAGCCATAGCACAAGTTAAAGATAGTAATGAAGTAAAATATATCCCTGTAGAGGACATGTATAGGGGACTTGGTAAATCAGTTGTTGATTCAACAAAAGAATTAGTTACACATGTGAAATTTAAAGCCCTTAGAAAAAATCAAGGAAGTTCTTTTATTCGATTAAGCCAGCGTAATGCATTGGCTCTACCAATGCTAAATGTAGCTGTTGTAGTATCCTTAAATGAAGATTCTTCTGTTGATTGGACTAGAATTGTTATGTCTCCAGTTGGCCCTAAACCCATGAGAGCTACAAAGGCTGAAGAGCTTTTAAAGGGGTCCACAATTAGTGATAATTTGATTATTGAAGTTTCAAAAGTAGCGGCACAATATGCTCATCCAAGAAGTAGTGCTTTAAGAGGTTCAGCCGAATATAGAAAAGAAGTATTAGAAGTTCTAATACAAAAGGCCTTAAAAGAAGCTCTATTAAAAGCTACAGTATAA
- a CDS encoding ABC transporter permease, with the protein MSYILDGFKEAINLLLSLNTEIYSIILLSIYVSISSTIISALIGIPAGFYMGLKNFRFKKTITRIIYTCMSLPPVVVGLLVAILISRRGPLGEYELLFTSTAMISAQTLLVTPIIIGIVFNSTKERGPAILEVCKTLGGTPLDTLILLFREMKKTILVSIVTGFGRAISEVGAVMIVGGNIKNHTRVMTSFIAMNNSMGNYSMSIAMGLVLLSISFFTNSILYNMTGDR; encoded by the coding sequence ATGTCATACATATTAGATGGATTTAAAGAAGCTATAAATCTTCTTTTATCCTTAAACACAGAAATATATTCAATAATTTTATTGTCCATATATGTATCTATCTCATCCACAATAATATCAGCTTTAATTGGTATTCCTGCTGGTTTTTATATGGGTCTTAAAAATTTCAGATTTAAAAAAACAATCACAAGAATCATATATACGTGTATGTCCCTACCTCCCGTTGTAGTAGGTCTTTTAGTTGCCATATTAATTTCAAGGAGAGGTCCTTTAGGTGAATATGAACTTCTTTTTACATCCACTGCTATGATTAGTGCTCAAACTTTATTAGTCACTCCTATTATTATAGGTATAGTATTTAATAGTACTAAAGAAAGGGGTCCTGCAATACTAGAAGTATGCAAAACCCTAGGTGGTACTCCCCTAGACACATTGATTCTTCTTTTTAGAGAAATGAAAAAGACCATACTTGTGAGTATAGTAACAGGTTTTGGAAGGGCCATATCGGAAGTTGGGGCAGTAATGATAGTAGGAGGAAATATAAAAAATCATACTAGGGTTATGACTAGTTTTATAGCTATGAATAACAGTATGGGTAATTATTCCATGTCCATAGCCATGGGACTAGTACTTCTTTCCATATCCTTTTTTACTAACTCTATTTTATACAATATGACAGGTGATAGATAA
- a CDS encoding substrate-binding domain-containing protein has protein sequence MNVKKILSLTLCIFLIFTMLTGCGKKEEPASQETSAPAPVEEKASIILATTTSTENSGLLDNILPDFTEKAGIDVKVVAVGTGKALQMGRDGEADVLLVHAKSSEEKFVSEGHGVNRSDVMYNDFIIIGPKDDPAKLKEKCPNDVIGALKNIMDSESKFVSRGDDSGTHKKEKKFWTEASVEPSGDWYVSAGKGMGDVIQMTNELQGYTMSDRATYLSMKDKLDLEILVEGDSKLFNQYGVIPVNPDKNEKINKAGADEFVKWILSEETQKLIGEFGKEKFGQPLFIPNAK, from the coding sequence ATGAACGTAAAAAAAATCTTATCTTTAACACTATGTATTTTTTTAATCTTTACAATGTTAACAGGCTGTGGAAAAAAGGAGGAACCTGCTTCCCAAGAAACTAGCGCACCAGCTCCTGTAGAAGAAAAAGCTTCCATAATATTGGCAACTACTACTAGTACAGAAAATAGTGGACTACTTGATAACATACTTCCAGATTTTACAGAAAAAGCTGGAATAGATGTGAAAGTAGTAGCTGTAGGTACAGGAAAAGCACTTCAAATGGGTAGAGATGGAGAAGCTGATGTGCTTTTAGTTCATGCTAAAAGTTCTGAAGAAAAATTTGTTAGTGAAGGTCATGGAGTAAATAGAAGTGATGTTATGTACAACGATTTTATCATAATTGGGCCTAAAGACGATCCTGCAAAGTTAAAGGAAAAATGTCCTAATGATGTTATAGGTGCTCTAAAAAATATTATGGATTCTGAATCTAAATTCGTATCTAGGGGAGATGACTCTGGTACTCATAAAAAAGAAAAAAAATTCTGGACTGAAGCTAGTGTGGAACCGAGTGGTGATTGGTATGTATCTGCTGGTAAGGGTATGGGAGATGTAATCCAAATGACAAACGAACTTCAAGGATACACTATGAGTGACAGGGCTACATATCTATCTATGAAGGACAAATTAGATTTAGAGATATTAGTAGAAGGTGATTCTAAGTTATTTAATCAATATGGTGTAATTCCAGTAAATCCAGATAAAAATGAGAAAATAAATAAGGCTGGTGCTGATGAATTCGTTAAATGGATTTTAAGTGAAGAAACTCAAAAATTAATCGGAGAATTTGGTAAAGAAAAGTTTGGACAACCACTATTTATTCCAAATGCTAAATAA
- a CDS encoding nitroreductase family protein — translation MDIIKGIIERRSIRKYTDEKISDEKIKEILKAGMYAPSGGNAQPWEFVVVRDKELLNEITKIHPYSHPLKEADCAIIVCGNLEKEKFKDLWIQDCSAATENMLLGAHGLGIGSVWLGLYPEMDRVDGVRKLIKAPENVIPFSIVSLGYPGEERTVVDRYDENNVHYENW, via the coding sequence ATGGACATTATAAAAGGAATAATTGAAAGAAGAAGTATTAGAAAATATACAGATGAAAAAATATCTGATGAAAAAATTAAGGAAATATTAAAGGCGGGCATGTACGCTCCATCAGGTGGTAATGCTCAACCTTGGGAGTTTGTAGTAGTTAGGGATAAGGAGTTATTAAATGAAATAACTAAAATTCATCCTTATTCCCATCCATTAAAAGAAGCAGATTGCGCTATCATTGTATGTGGAAATCTAGAAAAGGAAAAGTTCAAGGATTTATGGATTCAGGATTGTTCAGCTGCCACTGAGAATATGCTTTTAGGAGCTCATGGATTGGGAATTGGATCCGTATGGCTTGGATTGTACCCGGAAATGGATAGGGTAGATGGTGTGAGAAAACTCATAAAAGCTCCAGAAAATGTGATTCCTTTTTCTATAGTATCTTTAGGCTATCCAGGAGAAGAAAGAACTGTTGTAGATAGATATGATGAAAATAATGTACATTATGAAAATTGGTAA
- a CDS encoding ABC transporter ATP-binding protein, which yields MNITMENLYKIYNNKKVLDIGNLTFEKNKIYGIVGPNGAGKSTLLKIIASLEKPTEGIILYESSPISSENLKGMTYVSQNPYLLDRSCFNNISYPLQIRKMDNKTIEDRVLTIMKDFKIEYLKEQMATKLSAGEGQKVALARALVFKPELLLLDEPTANMDPSSIEMVEHILLNKIKPLGTTIIIITHNIGQAKRICDEIVYIEDGIIYEKEENNNFFRTDNLKTRKFLSLEYTDMGWKYGNV from the coding sequence ATGAATATAACTATGGAAAACTTATATAAAATCTATAATAATAAAAAAGTTCTAGATATAGGTAATTTAACCTTTGAAAAAAATAAAATATACGGCATAGTAGGCCCAAATGGCGCTGGAAAGAGCACTCTATTAAAAATCATTGCTTCTTTAGAAAAACCTACTGAAGGCATAATACTTTATGAAAGTTCTCCCATCTCTTCTGAAAATCTAAAAGGTATGACTTATGTTAGTCAAAATCCTTATTTACTAGATCGAAGTTGTTTTAATAATATATCCTATCCCCTACAAATTAGGAAGATGGATAATAAAACTATTGAAGATAGAGTCTTAACTATTATGAAAGATTTTAAAATAGAGTATTTAAAGGAACAAATGGCTACCAAATTGTCTGCAGGAGAAGGACAAAAGGTAGCATTAGCCCGTGCTTTAGTATTTAAACCAGAACTTTTGTTACTAGATGAACCTACCGCAAACATGGACCCTAGTTCCATAGAGATGGTAGAACATATTTTATTAAACAAAATCAAACCTCTAGGCACTACAATCATCATAATTACCCACAACATAGGACAGGCCAAACGAATATGTGATGAAATAGTTTATATAGAGGATGGTATTATTTACGAAAAGGAGGAAAACAATAATTTTTTTAGGACTGATAATTTGAAAACTAGAAAGTTTTTATCACTAGAATATACTGATATGGGGTGGAAATATGGAAATGTTTAA
- a CDS encoding (2Fe-2S)-binding protein, which yields MEKKLLKFTLNGEMVEVYVSPDETLLDIIRDKFQLTGTKKGCGQGECGACTVIMNGNAVNSCVVLAMHAMDSVVETIEGIGTSNNLHELQESFIKHGAIQCGFCTPGMIMSSKALLDKNPSPCKSHVKEAISGNICRCTGYVKIEEAVLSVCEKSRSEKLVVEGE from the coding sequence GTGGAAAAGAAATTATTGAAGTTTACATTAAATGGAGAAATGGTAGAAGTATATGTATCTCCAGATGAAACTTTATTAGATATAATAAGAGATAAATTTCAATTAACAGGTACAAAAAAAGGTTGTGGCCAAGGAGAATGTGGTGCTTGCACTGTAATTATGAATGGTAATGCAGTAAATTCATGTGTGGTTTTAGCTATGCACGCTATGGATTCTGTTGTGGAGACTATTGAAGGTATCGGTACTAGTAATAATCTACATGAATTACAAGAGTCATTTATTAAGCATGGTGCAATACAATGTGGTTTTTGTACTCCAGGTATGATAATGTCATCTAAAGCTCTTTTAGATAAAAATCCATCTCCATGTAAGTCACATGTGAAAGAAGCTATTTCTGGTAATATTTGTAGGTGTACAGGTTACGTGAAGATTGAAGAAGCAGTTTTATCAGTATGTGAAAAAAGTAGATCTGAAAAACTTGTTGTGGAGGGAGAATAG